The sequence below is a genomic window from Desulfocurvus vexinensis DSM 17965.
AAATAACCATGCCGACCTATCTATCGCCTGGGATTTACACCCGGGAAACGGACTTCAGTTTCTATGTGAAGCAGATCTCGACCTCGTCGGCCGCCATGGTCGGGGTGGCCGAGAAAGGTCCGATCAACAAGCCCGTGTTGGTGACGAGCTGGGAACAGTTCATCAACCGTTTCGGCTCCTACATCAATGAAAGCTATCTGGCCTACGCCGCCCGGGCGTTTTTCGACAACGGCGGATCGGTCCTCTACGTCACCCGCATCGCCCATCTCACCGACCCCACCGACCGGGACACACTGACGGCGCTTAAGTCATCCGTCGTCCTCCAGAACCGGGAGGCCACGCCCGCCGACACCCTGCGGATAGAAGCAGTGAACGAAGGCGTCTGGGGCGACCGGCTCTCCATCTCCATCGAGGACGGTTCTCTCGATCCGGCCAACCATTTCAACCTGGTGGTCCGGCACAAAGGCGATGTGGTCGAGGTGTTCAAGGATCTGAGCATGGACGAGACGCTGCCGAACCATGTGGAGCTGGCGATCAACGACCGCTCGGATTTCATCTTGGTCCAGGATCTGGCCGCAGCAATGGGAACACCCGGCGACCGTCCGGCATTGGGCATGTTCACGCTCAGCGGCGGCGACAATGGTCTGACCGATCTGGCCGATGCGGGCTTCATCGGCGATCCCTCGCAGCATACCGGCCTCTATGGCTTTGACGAGATCGACGCCCTGAACCTGCTGATGGTCCCCGGCGTCACCACAGTGCCGGTGATCAACGCCGGAATCGCCTATGCCGAGGGGCGCAAGGATCTGCTGTTCATCGCCGACACGCCCATGCACCTGGAGCCGCTCGAAGCGGTCGACTTCCGCAAGGGACAAGGGATGTACAGCCACGCGGCCTTCAACTCCTCCTACGCGGCGCTCTACTACCCCTGGCTGGAGATCAGCGATCCGGTCAACTCGCGCAAGAAGCTGGTGCCGCCCT
It includes:
- a CDS encoding phage tail sheath C-terminal domain-containing protein, which encodes MPTYLSPGIYTRETDFSFYVKQISTSSAAMVGVAEKGPINKPVLVTSWEQFINRFGSYINESYLAYAARAFFDNGGSVLYVTRIAHLTDPTDRDTLTALKSSVVLQNREATPADTLRIEAVNEGVWGDRLSISIEDGSLDPANHFNLVVRHKGDVVEVFKDLSMDETLPNHVELAINDRSDFILVQDLAAAMGTPGDRPALGMFTLSGGDNGLTDLADAGFIGDPSQHTGLYGFDEIDALNLLMVPGVTTVPVINAGIAYAEGRKDLLFIADTPMHLEPLEAVDFRKGQGMYSHAAFNSSYAALYYPWLEISDPVNSRKKLVPPCGAVAGCIARSDQKTNVWNAPAGIDRGRIFNTLSLAYKTSRGERDVLYPEGINVIAVFPDTGINIWGQKTLQSQPSAVDRINVRRLMMFMEEAISESSRFVVFEPNHPQTWRALGRLINPFLQDIKDKGGLYDFAFQCDEETNTPAVIDRNEMVARVFVKPTKTAEFIELNFILTSTGADFKEII